From the genome of Papaver somniferum cultivar HN1 chromosome 2, ASM357369v1, whole genome shotgun sequence, one region includes:
- the LOC113354454 gene encoding GDSL esterase/lipase At4g16230-like gives MYSVIIYSYSNFFKYFTMNVLMVLVVFAMSCGSVTPRGNEKGFQRPAIYILGDSLVDVGNNNYIDHNTFTKNNFRPYGIDFPRGKPWTGRYTNGRTIVDIVGETFGVKDYIPAYLDPATVGDVVLHGVNYASGGGGILNETGMILGNRINMDAQLDNFANTKNYIISKFGARGSKKFLAKSLFVVVMGSNDFIDNYYIPFLSIPEQKMLTPAMFIDKLISRFRLQLTRLYEMGARKVAVANVGPVGCIPLERAINRILNATEWHAKDDACISEMNDAAMLFNKKLKSLVMEFNSKFMESKFLYVDIYGVFTDVIDNYQSYGFENYRDSCCQTLPGPLRGLLACDAKAEVCADRSKYVFWDEAHPTDATYYIFAKKLLERDSKYVYPYSIQQLFYT, from the exons ATGTATAGCGTTATAATCTATTCGTACTcaaatttttttaaatattttacgATGAACGTTCTTATGGTTCTCGTTGTGTTCGCCATGAGTTGTGGCTCAGTGACACCCCGGGGGAATGAAAAGGGTTTTCAGCGTCCGGCCATATATATTCTTGGAGATTCCTTAGTTGATGTTGGTAACAATAACTATATTGATCATAATACATTTACTAAAAACAATTTCCGTCCTTACGGAATTGATTTTCCGCGCGGGAAACCTTGGACCGGTCGTTATACCAACGGAAGAACAATCGTTGACATAGTAG GAGAAACGTTTGGCGTGAAAGACTATATTCCTGCTTACTTAGATCCAGCAACAGTTGGAGACGTAGTTCTTCATGGAGTCAACTATGcgtctggtggtggtggaattctTAATGAAACTGGCATGATCTTA GGCAATCGAATCAACATGGATGCACAACTCGATAACTtcgcaaatacaaagaactataTAATCTCTAAGTTCGGTGCTCGTGGTTCGAAGAAATTTCTTGCGAAATCTCTTTTTGTAGTTGTAATGGGTTCCAATGATTTCATTGACAACTATTACATTCCATTTCTCTCGATACCGGAGCAAAAGATGCTAACCCCAGCAATGTTTATCGACAAACTGATCTCAAGATTCAGGCTTCAACTAACA AGATTATATGAAATGGGTGCAAGAAAGGTTGCAGTTGCAAATGTTGGACCTGTTGGTTGCATTCCCTTAGAAAGAGCTATAAATAGAATTTTGAATGCCACAGAATGGCATGCGAAAGATGATGCGTGCATTAGTGAAATGAATGATGCAGCAATGTTAttcaacaagaaattgaagagccTAGTGATGGAGTTCAACTCAAAATTTATGGAATCTAAATTCCTATATGTAGATATTTATGGAGTTTTTACTGATGTTATCGATAACTATCAATCTTACG GCTTTGAGAATTATAGAGATTCATGTTGCCAAACACTTCCCGGTCCATTACGAGGTTTGTTAGCATGCGATGCAAAGGCAGAGGTTTGTGCAGACCGATCCAAGTATGTATTTTGGGATGAGGCTCATCCAACTGATGCTACTTATTACATTTTTGCAAAGAAGTTGCTGGAGCGCGATTCTAAATACGTATACCCATATAGTATTCAACAACTCTTCTACACGTGA